The region GAATCAAAGGACTGGGCCGGGTGGACACTCAATGCGGGGCGCTTCTGGAAAATAGCGACCCGCGAGTCCAGCAATCGCGAGGATATCTATCTGTTCGGCGATACACCGCAACAAAGCAGCGACGGACTCAACTTTGCCGGCGCCCGCTATGACTTCAGCCCGACACTCAACGCTACTTACTATATAGCCCAACTCGAAGACATCTATCGCCAGCACTATCTGGCTGCGGCCCACACCACCCAGTTTGGTGAGGGCTACAGCCTTAAAACCGATGTTCGCTATTACAACACCCGCGAGGAGGGCGCCAGGCTCTCCGGCGATTTCGACAACCAGGCGCTGGGCCTCATGACCGCTCTGCGCAAAGGCGCACATACCTTCACCGTCGGCTACCAGCACATGAGTGGTGACGACGCCTTTCCCTTGCTCAACGGCTATGCGCCGCAACCTTACCTGGTCAACTGGTCCGCCGTTGCCTTTTACAAGGCAGGCGAACGCTCATGGCAGTTGCGCTATGACTACGACTTCGTCGCCATGGGGGTGCCCGGGCTGAAGTTCATGACCCGTTACCTGCGCGGCACTGATATCGATCGCGGAGCAGGGCAGCAGAACAACATTGAGAGCGAGCGCAATATTTACCTCAACTACGTCGTGCAAAGCGGACCCTTGCAAGGGCTTGGCTTCGACGCACGCAACATCCAGGTCAAGTCCCGCTACGGCGCCGATTTCACTGAAAACCGCCTGATCACCACGTACACCTGGAAATTCTGGTGACCGTGGTGCCCGCCCGCCATGAAAAGAGGTCTGCTGCCCAGGCAAGCGCCTGAGCACGCAGATTCGACGATAAAAACAAGAGTAACGATGCCATGCGAGCAATAGACGTTCACCCAATCATTGATAACGCACGCTTCAGCCGATTCCACTGGACGGTCGTAGCCCTCTGCGCACTGCTGCTGATCTTCGACGGTTATGACCTTTTCATTTTCGGCGTAGTACTGCCGGCAATCATGCAGGAATGGGGGCTGACCCCTTTGCAGGCGGGGGCCCTGGGCAGTTATGCGCTGTTTGGCATGATGTTCGGTGCGCTGACATTCGGCACGCTGGCGGACAAGATAGGCCGCAAGAAAGGTATCGCCATTTGCTTCACGCTGTTTTCGGCGGCGACCCTGGTCAACGGTTTCGCCAGCAACCCCACCGAATTCGGCATTTGCCGATTCATTGCCGGCCTGGGGTGCGGAGGATTAATGCCTAATGCGGTGGCATTGATGAGTGAATATGCCCCAAAACGCCTGCGCAGCACCCTGGTGGCCGTGATGTTCAGTGGCTACTCGCTGGGTGGCATGCTCGCGGCGGGTGTAGGGATTTACATGCTGCCAACGTTCGGCTGGCAATCCATGTTTTTTGCCGCCGCCGTCCCCTTGCTGCTCCTGCCGCTGATTCTCTGGTGGCTGCCTGAGTCGGTCGGCTTTCTGGTGCGTGAAGGGC is a window of Pseudomonas taetrolens DNA encoding:
- a CDS encoding OprD family porin, with product MREVDVHAVRCTPRFADFWPALRNDCTHRQTTALAPQSRRGRAEKINIAGASLVLAISFPAQADFVEDSHLSLGLRNFYLDRDFKQNDAPKSRVGSWSQGFDLVFRSGFTEGPVQWGLDASGQYAYRLDGGGGRGPDAVLPYDDSKGRPVTDYGRAGVTGKLRFANTEVRVGEHRPTLPVAYTDDSRQLVTTYEGATLESKDWAGWTLNAGRFWKIATRESSNREDIYLFGDTPQQSSDGLNFAGARYDFSPTLNATYYIAQLEDIYRQHYLAAAHTTQFGEGYSLKTDVRYYNTREEGARLSGDFDNQALGLMTALRKGAHTFTVGYQHMSGDDAFPLLNGYAPQPYLVNWSAVAFYKAGERSWQLRYDYDFVAMGVPGLKFMTRYLRGTDIDRGAGQQNNIESERNIYLNYVVQSGPLQGLGFDARNIQVKSRYGADFTENRLITTYTWKFW